The sequence below is a genomic window from Malassezia restricta chromosome IV, complete sequence.
GATATCGTCCAGGTGCTAGTGCCTTCGACGGCCGACACATGGATGCGGCATGGAATGTCATCGTCTGCATCGTCTGTTGATTCGACACAGGCAACGACGTGTCCCATATGCCTGTCGCCACCGACGGCGCCTCGCATGACGCGGTGCGGACACGTGTATTGCTATGCGTGCATTCTGCATTATCTCACAGTTGCCGAGAATGGTAAGGGCACGCGTGGTGTACAACGCTACGTGAAACGATGCCCAGTGTGTTGGGACGATGTGATGGCGCGTGATTTAAAGTCAGTGCGCTGGATCGATGCGCAGTCACTGGCCGACTTACATACGGCGGCGTTCCTCGATGGCCGCGGTGAGGTTGGCGACATGAGCGATATTCTTACGCTGCGCCTTATGGAGCGACCGCATGACTCAGTGATAGCTTTGCCGCGCTCCCCGCACTGGCCCGTCGACACGAGCTTGGGTTTACCGTGTACTCAGCCAGATGCGCTGGCATTCGCGCGATGTGTGTTGGCTTCGCGGAGCTTGGTAACATCGTCACTAGAGTCGGACATCGCAAGTGTCCAGAAGGACATGTCACCGCCGCATGCGTCGTTGTTGGACGAATTGAGTCTTGAGTTCCTGCGTGTGGCACATACGCAGTTGATGGAACAATGggagcaggcgcaggctcTGCCTGAGTCGGTAGGCACCCAGTGTGTGCCGGACGAGCAGCGTCAGGGCATGTCGTACTTCTACTATCAGGCAGCGTCAGGGCAGAACGTGTTTATCCACCCAATCGACATTAAGGTGCTTCTATCGCATTTTGGGACATACGCAGCGTTTCCAGATACGCTCATGGTCGCTGTGCAGCACGCCGAGGAAGGCACCGTCGACGAGTCACTTCGCAAAAAGTGTAAGTACATGGCGCATTTGCCTATGTCAGCGGACGTGACGTTCGTCGAGATTGACTGGGCACGCACGTCTTCAGTGTTAGGCCAAATTCAGGGCGATATTCCGTGGAAGTCATGGAGCTCGACCCTGGCGCAACGCAGACAGCGGCATCACGAAAAGGCTACGAAGGAAGAACGTGCTCGTATTCGGGCTGACAAAGACACTAAGAATACAATGCTCAAGAGCTCATCAAGAGGGGGCTCTGCAAGTGACGCAGCCCGCGATACGAGTGGTATGTCGTTTCGCGAATCGGCTATGGTTGGTGCAGAAATGTACTTTCCTATCCATCCTGGAAGGCTTGCAGATGACCCTGATGTGGTATTCCCCAGTGTAACCTCGCATCCCCCAAATCATGTGCCAAACGATGGCCCACGAACGGTGTGGGGTACTCCGGCCACTGCCACTATGCCTACGCCTTCACAAGGCGCGCGGGACGTGGATGAGGCGTGGAATGCCCTCGAGGCTCGTGCACAGGATGATGCATCAATGCCGCCTTCGGGTACGAAGCAGCGGCCAAAGCGCAAGCCCAAGCTTATTCTCACAGGAGGCGGGCGTGGCGCATTGTAGGTATAGTTGTGTGCAATATACCCCGGCAGTCATGTCATGTGATGTGCAGTGTGGAGTGGTTTCAACGTAGTGCATTCGCCGGCGACGTCATCCGCTGATGTCGCCATGCTTCCTGCTTCTGTATGGTATTTCAAACTTGCTGGATGAGCTTTTTGCGGTTCGTTATTCGGTATTGCGTGGCCTCTGTTCTGATGGTGCGGTGGCGCGCATCAGCGATAATTTCCTGTACAGGTGCCGATGACCATGAGGAAGCACCGGACCAACCGGAATTTTAAAAATTGGGCCAATTTCAGCTTCCTCCACAAGTCACCGTCTCGGCTAAACACGCGCAAATGCGGTTTGATACTGTTGTGTCCGTGTGTCATGAAATAGCTACGTGCGTAATAATTACATAGGAAACGACCCTAGGCATGTTTGTTCAAGCCCGGTATCTTATCCTTGTTTCGAGGAATCTCGGGATTCAGTGGTTTTTTTAATCCCGGCAAGCAACTGATCTGTGTCTCATACCTGTTATCAGGACGACAATGCATATCGGTGTCCTCACCACATTCGTTGGCATAGCCCTTCTCACACCATTCTTGGTTAAGAGGCCTAGCACCTTCATAGAAATGCACACTGTTTTGTTTGTAGCGAGGGTCAGGCTTATTGTGCGTGTCCCAGCACCCCTTTGTATACTGATCACCATTGTCCTTGCGCTTCACAGGGCCGAAACCGCGCGTCTCGGGCCAATCGATATATCCACAGGCCGTCGTATTAGGTCCAATTCGATCCGAATAGTTCGCACCGTAGACACTGCCCAAGTAGAGACAGGCCGAGTCCACACCATGAGGCGCGTACCAGATGCCGGTCGATACACCGTAAACCTCCCTTTCTACGTCCCTGGCGAAACCAAGACACATAGTTGAGCTGATAGGGAAGCATTTCATGTCGCACATAGTACCGTTCCAGTCCATAGCATTACAGTCAAATTGCGACACAAGCCAATTGTCGTTACCATAGACAGAACCCACACATGGAATGCCTTCCTTCTGCTTATTTTCGTTCTGGAAAGTAATCCAGCCTGCACGGGCAGCAAGAGGGAAGAGAGCCGCGGCAAGATAAGCCAGTCTCATTGCCAATGTACTATGTGAAGCCTGAAATCACCTAGAAAGGTAATCATATATATATTTATTCACCACGGGACTCCGGAACCCAAACAAATCCGATCACTTCATTTGATAAGCGCATCTTATCGATTAATCAAGATTGTTATCGACGGGCAGAACCGACTGCTGAGGCATGCACTACAGCATAATGTGTCCCTCACGAACTCTGACACGAATACAAGTGCATCAACGACTAGAAAGAGCAAGACACTTTAAAACCAGTTTGATGACACAAGTGAAAACAATCCAGATCACTCCACACACACATATATATATACATAGAATCGAAACCTCGATACTCTCACAGTCACCTATTTGATAGACTTATTCCCAagcatgcgcaggcgcaAACCACCCCCTCCCCGCATTTTTGGCCTGTTTTGTACGAGAACTTGACATACCCTTCCATCTGCGGCCACAGAACCGTGAAAGCACCGTATCCCGTCCGATCTGCGAAGTTAAGCACGGTATCGACTAGTTAGTACTGCGGTGGGGGACCACGCGGGAATCCTGGTTGCTGCAGTTCTCTTTTTCATTTTGCTTCTTTGCTTCTCCCCCCTCCCCTTCTTCCctctctcgtctctctcgtctctctcgtctctctctTCCCctcctcgcgcatcgtgtgtGCGCGATGTGATATTTTTTTTTGCTGCTTTGGAAAGAACCGCTGGTGACTTGTTTTCTATGATGGTGAGCTGTATGTACGGGTTGGGTGTGTGTGCGTAGGTGGTAGTCAGCACGACGGATTCATGTTCCCATGTTTCCTTTGATGTGTACAGGGGAGaaagagagagagagagagaggcCGGGTGCAAGCAGCATCTGCTTCGCACGGACCCACTCTATAGAAAGAAGTGAAGGGACTCACTCAGGGGGGCACGGCCGACAGTGGATGGagtttttttttttttttgaACAAGTGTAAGTGCGCAATGCGTTGTGGGTGGAAAAGGGAAACAATTCGACTACCCACATGAAATCGGCAAACAAGTCGAGAGTAGTGAAATACAAAACAGGCAAGCACACTTCGGTGTGCGAGTCTGGGCGGCATGAAAAGTCTCATTTTTGAGATCCAGTAGTGCAGTTTTGTTCAACCCCAAAAGACCTGTGTCTTTTTTGACCTACGCTAGAAGCCGGTTGCTAACGCAGCTGAGCTCGCCAAGGGTACAAAGAGACGCAAGGCATGGGGCTTTGGCTTGAATGACTTTTCGAGCCAGAGCACCGGCCTAGCTAGAACGATTTCTGTCGGAACAGAGGTCGCACTGGTGAAACTTGTGAATGTACTTGCCGATGGCTAGACCTACGGGAAGCACTGAAACAATCGAGGAAccgcgccgacgcggtCTAGTTGTGGTTGATGCCCCATATTGGGAGCTCCTACAACCAAAGACCCGTTGAGATGTAGTCCTCAACAAGGTTCGTGAAGCCAAGTCATCGTAGTACTCTTGTACAAGAGGAGGCGCAAGTGACTGAGCTGACGCGAAACCAGAGCAACGCAAAGGCCGGCGGAAAAGGACAGGCATGCGAACGACTTTGGGAGGCTAGACCTTGGATCGAAAGATCTAGGGGGCGCCCCGAAAGTAAGGACGCAGCCTGGACGCACTTTGGAAGAGAAAGTGCTTCAATCTATGGAAACTAACGCGAACCGGAAGCCTTAGCGCGCACAGTGCTAAAGGTGGAAGGGAAGAGGAACGTGTTTTTCTTTCTCTTGAAGAGGGAAAAGGGCGTCCTCGCAGTGATAGTTACCTGGTTGATTCTGCCAGTAGTCATATGCTTGTCTCAAAGATTAAGCCATGCATGTCTAAGTATAAGCAACTTTGTACTGTGAAACTGCGAATGGCTCATTAAATCAGTTATAGTTTATTTGATGGTTTTTGCTACATGGATAACTGTGGTAATTCTAGAGCTAATACATGCATTCAAGCCCCGACTTCTGGAAGGGGTGTATTTATTAGATAAAAATCAACTTTGTTGGTGAATCATAATAACTTCTCGGAccgcatggcctcgtgctggcggTGCTTCATTCAAATATCTGCCCTATCAACTGTCGATGGTAGGATAGAGGCCTACCATGGTTGCAACGGGTAACGGGGAATAAGGGTTCGATTCCGGAGAGGGAGCCTGAGAAACGGCTACCACATCCAAGGAaggcagcaggcgcgcaaatTACCCAATCCCAACACGGGGAGGTAGTGACAATATGTAACAATATACGGCCTTATACGTCGTATAATTGGAATGAGTACAATTTAAATCCCTTAACGAGGAACAATTGGAGGGCAAGTCTGGTGCCAGCAGCCGCGGTAATTCCAGCTCCAATAGCGTATATTAAAGTTGTTGCAGTTAAAAAGCTCGTAGTTGGACCTTGGACCTGGACAGGCGGTCCGCCTCACGGCGAGTACTGTCTTGCTGGGTCTTTCCTCTTGGTGATCTGTTGTTTCGGCAGCAGGGAACCAGGACCTTTACTTTGAAAAAATTAGAGTGTTCAAAGCAGGCTCGACGCCGGAATATATTAGCATGGAATAATAAAATAGGACGTGCGGTTCTATTTTGTTGGTTTTTGGAATCGCCGTAATGATTAATAGGGACAGTCGGGGGCATTAGTACTCACATGCTAGAGGTGAAATTCTTGGATTTTGTGAAGACTAACTTCTGCGAAAGCATTTGCCAAGGATGTTTTCATTAATCAAGAACGAAGGTTAGGGTATCGAAAACGATTAGATACCGTTGTAGTCTTAACAGTAAACTATGCCGACTAGGGATCGGTCGATGTTATCTTTTTGACTCGATCGGCACCTTACGAGAAATCAAAGTTTTTGGGTTCTGGGGGGAGTATGGTCGCAAGGCTGAAACTTAAAGAAATTGACGGAAGGGCACCACCAGGAGTGGAGCCTGCGGCTTAATTTGATTCAACACGGGGAAACTCACCAGGTCCAGACATAGGAAGGATTGACAGATTGATAGCTCTTTCTTGATTCtatgggtggtggtgcatggccgtTCTTAGTTGGTGGAGTGATTTGTCTGGTTAATTCCGATAACGAACGAGACCTTAACCTGCTAAATAGCCCCATCGACTATGGTTGGTGGCTGGCTTCTTAGAGGGACTATTGGCTTCCAGCCAATGGAAGTTTGAGGCAATAACAGGTCTGTGATGCCCTTAGATGTTCTgggccgcacgcgcgctaCACTGACGGAGCCAACGAGTACTTTCCTTGTCCGGAAGGACTGGGTAATCTTGTGAAActtcgtcgtgctgggGATAGAGCATTGCAATTATTGCTCTTCAACGAGGAATTCCTAGTAAGCGTGAGTCATCAGCTCGCGTTGATTACGTCCCTGCCCTTTGTACACACCGCCCGTCGCTACTACCGATTGAATGGCTTAGTGAGCCTTTGGGATTGGCAGCTTGTACCGGCAACGGTAGCAGGCCGCTGAAAACTTAGGCAAACTTGGTCATTTAGAGGAAGTAAAAGTCGTAACAAGGTTTCTGTAGGTGAACCTGCAGAAGGATCATTAGTGAAGATTTGGGCAGGCCATACGGACGCCAAAAAGTGTCCCTGGCCGCCTACACCCACTATACATCCACAAACCCGTGTGCACTGTCTTGGAGAAAGGCTTCAGAGAAGTTTTTTGTGGCCTCTCTTGGGGTCTTTCTTCGCTACAAACTCGAATGGTTAGTATGAACGTGGAACTTGGTTGGACCGTCACTGGCCAACAAACTATACACAACTTTCGACAACGGATCTCTTGGTTCTCCCATCGATGAAGAACGCAGCGAAACGCGATAGGTAATGTGAATTGCAGAATTCCGTGAATCATCGAATCTTTGaacgcaccttgcgctctATGGCAATCCGTAGAGCATGCCTGTTTGAGTGCCATGAAATCTCCCACCCCAAGCGGTTTTTAAATGAAACGGCTTGGCGGATGGGGTCTGGATGGGTGCCTCTGCCTGCGCTACCTAGCACAGGCTCGCCCGAAatgcatgagcgccttgagacACTTTGCATCCGCCTCTCTGTTTGGGAGGAGGCGGCCAAGCAGTGTTTTTCTCctggcatggcatgatACGTCATTTGCTATGTCGCCTAAAGGAGGAATGTTTGGTTGTGtctgcgtgtgcttcgaACTTGCCTCTGTGGCACATCCCAATTTCACTTCTGGTCTCAAATCAGGTAGGATCACCCGCTGAACTTAAGCATATCAATAAGCGGAGGAAAAGAAACTAACAAGGATTCCCCTAGTAACGGCGAGCGAAGCGGGAAGAGCTCAAATTTGAAAGCTGGCGTCTTCGGCGTCCGCGTTGTAATCTCGAGACGTGTTTTCCGTGCGGCTCTATGGACAAGTCCCTTGGAACAGGGCATCGTAGAGGGTGAAAATCCCGTACTTGCCATGGAAGTACCGTGCTTTGTGATACACGCTCCAAGAGTCGAGTAGTTTGGGATTGCTGCTCAAAGTGGGTGGTAGACTCCATCTAAAGCTAAATATCGGGGAGAGACCGATAGCGAACAAGTACCGTGAGGGAAAGATGAAAAGCACTTTGGAAAGAGAGTTAAAAGTACGTGAAATTGTCGAAAGGGAAGCACTTGAAGTcagccatgctgcttgaGACTCAGCCTGGCTTTTGCTTGGTGTATTTCTCGGTAGCAAGCCAGCATTGGTTTGTGTCGTCGGAGAAGCGTATGGGGAATGTGGCATCCTCGGATGTGTTATAGCCCTGTGCAGGATACGACGACGTAGACCAAGGAACGCAGTGTGCCCTCTGGGCGGGTCTTCGGACACCTTCACACTTAGGATGCTGGCGTAATGGCTTTAAGTGGCCCGTCTTGAAACACGGACCAAGGAGTCTAACATGTGTGCGAGTTTTTGGGTGGCAAACCCATGAGCGTAATGAAAGTGAATGCAGGTGGGATCCGCAAGGAGCACCATCGACCGGCCCTGATGTTCTCGGATGGGTCTGCGTAAGAGCATATATGTTGGGACCCGAAAGATGGTGAACTATGCCTGAATAGGGCGAAGCCAGAGGAAACTCTGGTGGAGGCTCGCAGCGGTTCTGACGTGCAAATCGATCGTCAAATTTGGGTATAGGGGCGAAAGACTAATCGAACCATCTAGTAGCTGGTTCCTGCCGAAGTTTCCCTCAGGATAGCAGAAACTCGTATCAGTTTTATGAGGTAAAGCGAATGATTAGAGGCCTTGGGGATGTAACATCCTTAACCTATTCTCAAACTTTAAATGTGTAAGAAGTCCTTGTTACTTGAGTGAACGTGGACATGCGAATGAGAGTTTCTAGTGGGCCATTTTTGGTAAGCAGAACTGGCGATGCGGGATGAACCGATCGTGAGGTTAAGGTGCCGGAATACACGCTCATCAGACACCACAAAAGGTGTTAGTTCATCTAGACAGCAGGACGGTGGCCATGGAAGTCGGAATCCGCTAAGGAGTGTGTAACAACTCACCTGCCGAATGAACTAGCCCTGAAAATGGATGGCGCTTAAGCGTGTTACCTATACCTCACCGTCAGTGTTagagcgatgcgctgacGAGTAGGCAGGCGTGGAGGTTGTATCGAAGCCTAGGCAGTGATGCTGGGTGGAACAGCCTCTAGTGCAGATCTTGGTGGTAGTAGCAAATATTCAAGTGAGAACCTTGAAGACTGAAGTGGAGAAAGGTTCCATGGTAACAGCAGTTGGACATGGGTGAGCCGATCCTAAGAGATAGGGTAGTTCCGTATGAAAGTGCGCGATTCTTCGCGCCGCCTATCGAAAGGGAAGCCGGTTAAAATTCCGGCGccaggatgtggatgatAGACGGCAACGTAAACGAACCAGGAgacgtcggcgagggcCCTGGAAAGAGTTATCTTTTCTTTCTTACAGTCTGTCACCCTGAAATCGATTTGTTCGGAGATAGGGTTCCATGGCTGGTAGAGCTCGGCACTTCTGCCGAGTCCGGTGCGTCCTCGACGGCCCTTGAAAATCCTGGGGAGCAAACATTTCACGCCTGGTCGTACTGATAACCGCAGCAGGTCTCCTAGGTTAACAGCCTCTAGTTGATAGAATAATGTGGATAAGGGAATTCGGCAAAATGGATCCGTAACTTCGGGATAAGGATTGGCTCTAAGGGTTGGGTATATCGGGCCCTGGCGGGAAGCCGCTGATGCTGGACTGGACTGCTGTGTGGCAACATGCGGTGGACCGGaccggcgtcggcgtgtgGACGGCCAGGGCAGTCCCTCGGGACGGCCGGTATACATTTAACAACCAGCTTAGAACTGGTACGGACAAGGGGAATCTGACTGTCTAATTAAAACATAGCATTGCGATGGCCAGAAAGTGGTGTTGACGCAATGTGATTTCTGCCCAGTGCTCTGAATGTCAAAGTGAAGAAATTCAACCAAGCGCGGGTAAACGGCGGGAGTAACTATGACTCTCTTAAGGTAGCCAAATGCCTCGTCATCTAATTAGTGACGCGCATGAATGGATGAACGAGATTCCCACTGTCCCTATCTACTATCTAGCGAAACCACAGCCAGGGGAACGGGCCTGGCAGAATCAGCGGGGAAAGAAGACCCTGTTGAGCTTGACTCTAGTTTGACATTGTGAAGAGACATAGAGGGTGTAGAATAAGTGGGAGCTCCGGCGCCAGTGAAATACCACTACCTTTATCGTCTCTTTACTTATTCAATGAAGCGGAACTGGGCTTAACCGCCCACCTTTTGGTGTTAAGGTCCCACGCGGGCTGATCCGGGTTGAAGACATTGTCAGGTGGGGAGTTTGGCTGGGGCGGCACATCTGTTAAACAATAACGCAGGTGTCCTAAGGGGGACTCATGGAGAACAGAAATCTCCAGTAGAACAAAAGGGTAAAAGTCCCCTTGATTTTGATTTTCAGTGTGAATACAAACCATGAAAGTGTGGCCTATCGAACCTTTAGTCCCTCGGAGTTATGAGGCTAGAGATGCCAGAAAAGTTACCACAGGGATAACTGGCTTGTGGCAGCCAAGCGTTCATAGCGACGTTGCTTTTTGATCCTTCGATGTCGGCTCTTCCTATCATACCGAAGCAGAATTCGGTAAGCGTTGGATTGTTCACCCACTAATAGGGAACGTGAGCTGGGTTTAGACCGTCGTGAGACAGGTTAGTTTTACCCTACTGATGGAGGGTTATCGCAATAGTAATTCAACTTAGTACGAGAGGAACCGTTGATTCAGATAATTGGTATTTGCATCTGTCCGATCGGGCAATGGTGCGAAGCTATCATCTGCTGGATAATGGCTGAACGCCTCTAAGCCAGAATCCGTGCTAGAAGCGATAACGTTGGTCCCGCACATGCCTAGTGTTGGAATAGAGCTTTGCTCGTACACCATACAAGCCGCGTGCAGCCGGAAGGGGTAGCGTGGTTGATTGCAATGTAAACATGCGCGGGGGGAAATCCTTTGCAGACGACTTGAATGGGAACTGGGTGCTGTAAGCAGTAGAGTAGCCTCGTTGCTACGATCTGCTGAGGCTAAGCCCGTGTTCTAAAGATTTGTCGACCTAGTCGACTACATCCTACTGTATCCTACGcaatggaggtgtgtatggTAGGTCACATCCTTCCCCACTTTCCCATTCTTCTATACCTTACCCCCCTACCCCCTCTCTACGTCACCCGTGCACACACACATTCACGCCTGTCTATGCGTCCCCCTCCTCCAAGAGTCGAATttctctctctctctcgTCAGTCTACTTGCCCATGGAGTATATATAATAGGCTCTGATCTATATACaatatatatatatatatacATATACATATGCATAAAAAATCCAGAGGGCACACATCAATGTATACGGATTCATATACCTATGTATACACACAACTTGGCCTTAGTGGACAGCGGGGTGGTCAACTCGTCGACGAACAAACAATCCACAGCGACCACAGCGACCACAGCTAGGTAGCGCGCAGTCTCGCCTCCCGCCCTGCTGCTCAGGGtctgtgtgtgtgtgtgtgtggtTGTACGTCTCGCGAATGGAGGCTTGTATCTCCGAACATACACGCCCGTGCTCTTGCCTGCCTTTCCTCCTCATGCTCTCCGTCTCCATGCTGCCCCCCTCCCCGCATTTTTGGCCTGTTTTGTACGAGAACTTGACATACCCTTCCATCTGCGGCCACAGAACCGTGAAAGCACCGTATCCCGTCCGATCTGCGAAGTTAAGCACGGTATCGACTAGTTAGTACTGCGGTGGGGGACCACGCGGGAATCCTGGTTGCTGCAGTTCTCTTTTTCATTTTGCTTCTTTGCTTCTCCCCCCTCCCCTTCTTCCctctctcgtctctctcgtctctctcgtctctctctTCCCctcctcgcgcatcgtgtgtGCGCGATGTGATATTTTTTTTTGCTGCTTTGGAAAGAACCGCTGGTGACTTGTTTTCTATGATGGTGAGCTGTATGTACGGGTTGGGTGTGTGTGCGTAGGTGGTAGTCAGCACGACGGATTCATGTTCCCATGTTTCCTTTGATGTGTACAGGGGAGaaagagagagagagagagaggcCGGGTGCAAGCAGCATCTGCTTCGCACGGACCCACTCTATAGAAAGAAGTGAAGGGACTCACTCAGGGGGGCACGGCCGACAGTGGATGGagtttttttttttttttgaACAAGTGTAAGTGCGCAATGCGTTGTGGGTGGAAAAGGGAAACAATTCGACTACCCACATGAAATCGGCAAACAAGTCGAGAGTAGTGAAATACAAAACAGGCAAGCACACTTCGGTGTGCGAGTCTGGGCGGCATGAAAAGTCTCATTTTTGAGATCCAGTAGTGCAGTTTTGTTCAACCCCAAAAGACCTGTGTCTTTTTTGACCTACGCTAGAAGCCGGTTGCTAACGCAGCTGAGCTCGCCAAGGGTACAAAGAGACGCAAGGCATGGGGCTTTGGCTTGAATGACTTTTCGAGCCAGAGCACCGGCCTAGCTAGAACGATTTCTGTCGGAACAGAGGTCGCACTGGTGAAACTTGTGAATGTACTTGCCGATGGCTAGACCTACGGGAAGCACTGAAACAATCGAGGAAccgcgccgacgcggtCTAGTTGTGGTTGATGCCCCATATTGGGAGCTCCTACAACCAAAGACCCGTTGAGATGTAGTCCTCAACAAGGTTCGTGAAGCCAAGTCATCGTAGTACTCTTGTACAAGAGGAGGCGCAAGTGACTGAGCTGACGCGAAACCAGAGCAACGCAAAGGCCGGCGGAAAAGGACAGGCATGCGAACGACTTTGGGAGGCTAGACCTTGGATCGAAAGATCTAGGGGGCGCCCCGAAAGTAAGGACGCAGCCTGGACGCACTTTGGAAGAGAAAGTGCTTCAATCTATGGAAACTAACGCGAACCGGAAGCCTTAGCGCGCACAGTGCTAAAGGTGGAAGGGAAGAGGAACGTGTTTTTCTTTCTCTTGAAGAGGGAAAAGGGCGTCCTCGCAGTGATAGTTACCTGGTTGATTCTGCCAGTAGTCATATGCTTGTCTCAAAGATTAAGCCATGCATGTCTAAGTATAAGCAACTTTGTACTGTGAAAC
It includes:
- a CDS encoding transcription regulator staf-5 like protein — protein: MGAQQLEPSASPASVADSRTSGSRQSNKKRAQSLNHLLAFTLPPREPPATAPRRPRRHDGFRPFSRERYVNAQFRFAVRPSFDSRRHMQDPDLPLPWQDIVQVLVPSTADTWMRHGMSSSASSVDSTQATTCPICLSPPTAPRMTRCGHVYCYACILHYLTVAENGKGTRGVQRYVKRCPVCWDDVMARDLKSVRWIDAQSLADLHTAAFLDGRGEVGDMSDILTLRLMERPHDSVIALPRSPHWPVDTSLGLPCTQPDALAFARCVLASRSLVTSSLESDIASVQKDMSPPHASLLDELSLEFLRVAHTQLMEQWEQAQALPESVGTQCVPDEQRQGMSYFYYQAASGQNVFIHPIDIKVLLSHFGTYAAFPDTLMVAVQHAEEGTVDESLRKKCKYMAHLPMSADVTFVEIDWARTSSVLGQIQGDIPWKSWSSTLAQRRQRHHEKATKEERARIRADKDTKNTMLKSSSRGGSASDAARDTSGMSFRESAMVGAEMYFPIHPGRLADDPDVVFPSVTSHPPNHVPNDGPRTVWGTPATATMPTPSQGARDVDEAWNALEARAQDDASMPPSGTKQRPKRKPKLILTGGGRGAL